The sequence GAGGCCGATGCCGCGGTTGCCGCCGGTTACGAGAACAGATCGAGCCATAGAGCTGACGCTATCGGCTACCCGGGGGTAAACCTCTTGTCCGTGAGGGACAAGATCACAGGGCTAGGATCGTTGACATGCGCCAGATCGATCCCGATTTCCTCGCTCTGCCCCTGAGGCGGCTGGCGGACGCGGCCCTGCAACGCGCCCGTGACCTCGGCGCCGAGCACGCCGACTTCCGGCTTGAGCGCGTCCGCTCGGAGACCCTGCGCCTGTCCGACGCCTCACTCGAAGGCGCCATCGACGCCGACGACCTCGGCTACGCCGTACGGGTCGTCAAGAACGGCACCTGGGGCTTCGCCTCCGGCATCGACCTTACCCCTGAGGCGGCCGTGAGGGCCGCCGAGCAGGCGGTGGAAGTGGCCGTCATCTCCGCGGCCGTCAACCGCGAACCCATCACGCTGGCCCCCGAACCGGTCCACTCCGACGTCACCTGGGTCTCGGCCTACGACGTCGACCCCTTCGCGGTGCCGCTGCGCGACAAGGTCGCCCTGCTCGCCGACTGGTCGGACGCCCTGCTGAGGGAGCCGCGAGTGGACCACGTCCAGGCCTCGCTGCAGCAGGTCAAGGAGCAGAAGTTCTACGCCGACACCGCCGGCACCTCCACCACCCAGCAGCGGGTGCGCCTGCACCCCGAGCTGGAGGTGATGAAGGTCGAGGACGGGCGCTTCGAGTCGATGCGCACGCTGGCCCCGCCGGTCGGCCGGGGGTACGAATACCTCACCGGCACCGGCTGGGACTTCCCCGGCGAGCTGGCCCGCCTGCCCGAGTTCCTCGAGGAGAAGCTGAAGGCGCCCTCCGTCGAGGCGGGACGCTACGACCTGGTCATCGACCCGTCCAACCTGTGGCTGACGATCCACGAGTCCATCGGGCACGCCACCGAGCTGGACCGGGCCCTCGGCTACGAGGCGGCCTACGCCGGGACCAGCTTCGCCACCTTCGACCAGCTCGGCAAGCTGGTGTACGGCTCGCAGGTGATGAACGTGGTCGGCGACCGCACGACGGAGCACGGCCTGTCCACGGTCGGCTACGACGACGAGGGCGTGGCGACCAAGCGGTTCGACATCGTCTCCGGCGGCGTCCTGGCCGGATACCAGCTCGACCGGCGGATGGCGCGGTTGAAGGGCCTCGGCGCCTCCAACGGCTGCGCCTTCGCCGACTCCCCCGGCCACATGCCGATCCAGCGCATGGCCAACGTCTCGCTGCTGCCTGCGCCCGATGGACCCTCCACCGAGGGGCTGATCTCCGGGGTGGAGCGCGGCATCTACGTCGTGGGCGACAAGAGCTGGTCCATCGACATGCAGCGTTACAATTTCCAATTCACCGGCCAGCGGTTCTACCGGATCGAGAACGGCAGGATCGCCGGCCAGGTCCGCGACGTCGCCTACCAGGCCACGACCACCGACTTCTGGCGGTCGATGGCGGCCGTCGGCGGGCCGCAGACCTACGTGCTGGGCGGCGCGTTCAACTGCGGCAAGGGCCAGCCCGGCCAGGTCGCCCCGGTCAGCCACGGCTGCCCGTCGGCGCTCTTCCGCGATGTGCGCATTCTCAACACCCTGCAGGAGAGTGGCAATTGAACGGGCGCGGCGACAGGCACGACGGCGTCCGCGGATGCGGGCTCCGCGCCCGGGGCGAGGGGATCGCATGAGCGAGCGGACCGGAGAACAGCACACCTCGGCGGACGTCTCGACCGGCCGTGGGGAAGGGATCGGGATGAGCCCCCAGGAGATGATCGAGAAGGCTCTGGATCTCTCCACGGCCGACGACGTCGTCGTGATCGTGGACGAGGGCTCCAGCGCCAACCTGCGTTTCGCGGGCAACACGCTCACCACCAACGGCGTGGGCCGTTCCTCGCAGCTCACCGTGATCTCGATCGTGGGCCGGGGGGTGGGTGTGGTGTCGCGGGCGGCGGTCCGCCCCGAGCAGCTCGCCGACATCGTCGCCGCCGCCGATCACGCCGCAGAGGACGCGACGCCGTCCGAGGACGCCCGGCCGCTGGTCGAGGGCGGCCGCTCGGCGGACTGGGACCTGCCGGCGGAGTCCACCTCCATCGGCGTGTTCGGTGCCTTCGCCCCCGCCCTGGGCGAGGCCTTCGCCACGGCCGAGGCGGGCGGG comes from Streptosporangium roseum DSM 43021 and encodes:
- a CDS encoding TldD/PmbA family protein, translating into MRQIDPDFLALPLRRLADAALQRARDLGAEHADFRLERVRSETLRLSDASLEGAIDADDLGYAVRVVKNGTWGFASGIDLTPEAAVRAAEQAVEVAVISAAVNREPITLAPEPVHSDVTWVSAYDVDPFAVPLRDKVALLADWSDALLREPRVDHVQASLQQVKEQKFYADTAGTSTTQQRVRLHPELEVMKVEDGRFESMRTLAPPVGRGYEYLTGTGWDFPGELARLPEFLEEKLKAPSVEAGRYDLVIDPSNLWLTIHESIGHATELDRALGYEAAYAGTSFATFDQLGKLVYGSQVMNVVGDRTTEHGLSTVGYDDEGVATKRFDIVSGGVLAGYQLDRRMARLKGLGASNGCAFADSPGHMPIQRMANVSLLPAPDGPSTEGLISGVERGIYVVGDKSWSIDMQRYNFQFTGQRFYRIENGRIAGQVRDVAYQATTTDFWRSMAAVGGPQTYVLGGAFNCGKGQPGQVAPVSHGCPSALFRDVRILNTLQESGN